The following coding sequences lie in one Flagellimonas eckloniae genomic window:
- a CDS encoding YjjG family noncanonical pyrimidine nucleotidase produces MFKDVITDVFFDLDHTLWDFDRNSALTFKKILKENDVSVVLEDFLEVYVPINLEFWKLYREEKISKAQLRYQRLKNTFDKVGASVSDEIIHVLADDYIAHLSSFTHLFPNTVEILEYLVPNYNLHIITNGFQEIQDKKLVESNINKYFDQVINSEMAGVKKPNPYIFELALQKAKVAPKNSLMIGDNLEADIMGARAVGMESIHFNAHSEPEHDLCLMISDLIEIKSFL; encoded by the coding sequence ATGTTTAAAGACGTAATTACAGACGTTTTTTTTGATTTGGACCATACCTTGTGGGATTTTGATAGAAATTCGGCGCTTACCTTTAAGAAGATTCTAAAAGAAAATGATGTAAGTGTGGTTCTGGAAGATTTTTTAGAGGTATATGTGCCCATAAACCTTGAGTTTTGGAAATTGTATCGGGAAGAAAAAATAAGTAAAGCCCAGCTACGATATCAACGATTAAAAAACACTTTTGATAAAGTTGGAGCATCAGTCTCCGATGAAATAATTCATGTTTTGGCTGATGATTACATTGCCCATTTATCATCTTTCACCCATCTATTTCCAAATACCGTTGAAATATTGGAATATCTGGTTCCCAACTATAATCTTCATATTATCACTAATGGATTTCAGGAAATTCAGGATAAAAAATTAGTTGAATCAAATATCAACAAGTATTTTGATCAGGTCATCAATTCTGAAATGGCAGGAGTCAAAAAGCCAAATCCATATATTTTTGAGTTGGCCTTACAAAAGGCAAAGGTTGCGCCAAAAAATTCCTTGATGATTGGAGATAATCTTGAAGCAGATATTATGGGAGCAAGGGCAGTTGGAATGGAATCCATTCATTTTAACGCACATAGCGAACCTGAGCATGATTTGTGTCTAATGATAAGCGATCTTATTGAAATAAAAAGCTTTTTATAG
- a CDS encoding cupin domain-containing protein: MNLSEIKSKEIMLGYHGKMVHSETMSWVFWDVEKDAKVPEHHHFNEQIMHVVEGSFEFTVGGKTDIYKPGDVVIVPSNIPHSGKALTACKLMDIFSPAREEYK; the protein is encoded by the coding sequence ATGAATCTATCAGAAATAAAATCCAAGGAAATCATGCTTGGCTATCATGGAAAAATGGTGCACAGTGAAACAATGTCATGGGTTTTTTGGGATGTTGAAAAAGATGCCAAAGTTCCAGAACATCATCATTTCAACGAACAGATCATGCATGTTGTGGAAGGTTCTTTTGAATTTACTGTTGGTGGAAAAACCGATATTTACAAGCCAGGAGATGTTGTTATTGTTCCATCAAACATTCCGCATAGTGGAAAGGCGTTGACGGCATGTAAATTAATGGACATTTTTAGTCCGGCAAGAGAAGAATACAAGTAG
- a CDS encoding replication-associated recombination protein A, giving the protein MNEPLAERIRPRTLEEYISQNHLVGEQGSLTHQIKNGIIPSLILWGPPGTGKTTLANIIANESQRPFYTLSAISSGVKDVREVIEKAKQSGGLFTAKNPILFIDEIHRFSKSQQDSLLGAVEKGWVTLIGATTENPSFEVIPALLSRCQVYVLNPFEKEDLEALLSRAIASDDIIKSKKIILKETEALLRLSGGDGRKLLNIFELIVNSEAGKKITITNEMVLRKVQKNTVLYDKTGEQHYDIISAFIKSIRGSDPNAAVYWLARMIEGGEDVKFIARRLVILASEDIGNANPTALVLANSAFQAVNTIGYPEARIILSQCATYLASSQKSNASYAAIKEAQQKVRETGDLSVPLAIRNAPTKLMKDLGYGKGYGYAHDHENNFVELEFLPEEISGTTFYRPGDNPRENAMREFLKNRWKSKYGF; this is encoded by the coding sequence ATGAACGAACCTCTTGCGGAACGCATACGTCCCCGAACATTGGAAGAATATATTAGTCAAAACCATTTGGTTGGGGAACAGGGTTCACTTACCCATCAAATTAAAAACGGTATTATTCCATCCTTGATCCTATGGGGCCCTCCCGGAACCGGTAAAACCACACTTGCCAATATAATAGCCAATGAAAGCCAAAGACCTTTTTATACCCTTAGCGCAATAAGTAGTGGCGTTAAAGATGTACGGGAAGTAATTGAAAAGGCAAAACAGAGCGGAGGACTGTTTACTGCAAAAAATCCCATTTTGTTTATTGATGAGATTCATCGTTTTAGCAAATCGCAACAAGATTCATTGTTGGGTGCGGTGGAAAAAGGCTGGGTAACACTGATAGGGGCAACCACAGAAAATCCGAGTTTTGAAGTAATTCCTGCACTTTTGTCAAGATGCCAAGTTTATGTTCTCAATCCTTTTGAAAAAGAAGATTTAGAGGCTCTTTTGAGTCGGGCCATAGCTTCTGATGACATCATTAAGTCAAAAAAAATAATTCTTAAGGAAACCGAAGCATTGTTAAGACTATCTGGGGGTGATGGTAGGAAACTTCTCAATATTTTTGAGTTAATTGTTAATTCTGAAGCTGGTAAAAAAATAACAATAACCAATGAAATGGTCTTACGTAAAGTTCAGAAGAACACAGTACTTTATGACAAGACCGGAGAACAACATTACGATATTATATCGGCTTTTATAAAGTCTATTAGAGGTAGTGATCCAAACGCGGCAGTATATTGGCTAGCCCGAATGATTGAAGGTGGTGAAGATGTTAAGTTTATTGCCCGAAGATTGGTCATCTTGGCCTCTGAAGATATTGGAAATGCAAACCCAACGGCCCTTGTGCTGGCAAATTCTGCCTTTCAGGCAGTAAACACAATTGGATACCCGGAGGCCAGAATAATTTTAAGCCAATGTGCTACATACCTAGCCAGTTCCCAAAAAAGTAATGCCAGCTATGCCGCCATTAAGGAAGCTCAGCAGAAAGTAAGAGAGACCGGTGATTTGTCCGTTCCTCTCGCAATTAGAAATGCCCCTACCAAATTGATGAAAGACTTGGGATATGGAAAGGGGTATGGCTATGCCCATGACCATGAAAACAATTTTGTTGAGCTTGAATTTCTCCCTGAAGAAATATCAGGAACTACATTCTACAGACCGGGTGACAATCCACGAGAAAATGCCATGAGAGAATTTTTAAAAAATAGATGGAAGAGTAAGTACGGGTTTTAG
- a CDS encoding SDR family oxidoreductase has translation MKIDLIGKNALVGGSSKGIGEAIAKQLAASGANVTLMARNKEKMKTIVDELDTNQGQEHGFLVVDFSNFEVFKNTISSFFEQNTIDILVNNTQGPEAGGALEKKVEDYQSAFDLLFKSVVFTTELALKNMQKKQWGRIINVASISVKEPLSYLALSNSIRAAVVTWGKSLAFDVAKNSITVNNVLTGYFDTDRIAQLNAKKAEKLGIPVSEVRAAMEELVPTKRIGDPKEYGFLVAFLASEQAAYITGTNIPIDGGLLKSF, from the coding sequence ATGAAAATAGATTTAATAGGAAAAAATGCCTTGGTAGGCGGAAGCAGCAAAGGAATTGGCGAAGCAATAGCGAAGCAGTTGGCTGCTAGTGGGGCCAATGTTACTCTAATGGCCAGGAATAAGGAAAAGATGAAAACCATTGTTGATGAACTTGACACAAATCAAGGCCAGGAACACGGTTTTCTGGTGGTGGATTTTTCAAACTTTGAAGTTTTTAAAAACACCATTTCCTCTTTTTTTGAACAAAATACCATTGATATTCTGGTGAACAACACCCAGGGTCCTGAAGCTGGCGGTGCACTGGAAAAGAAAGTGGAAGATTACCAATCCGCTTTTGATTTACTCTTCAAGTCCGTTGTTTTCACCACCGAACTTGCGCTAAAAAATATGCAGAAAAAGCAATGGGGCAGGATCATAAATGTGGCATCCATTTCGGTAAAAGAACCCTTGAGCTATTTAGCGTTATCCAATTCTATAAGGGCTGCCGTGGTTACTTGGGGTAAAAGTTTGGCCTTTGATGTCGCAAAAAATAGTATTACGGTCAATAATGTTCTTACAGGTTATTTTGATACGGACAGAATAGCACAACTCAATGCCAAAAAAGCTGAAAAACTGGGAATACCCGTTTCGGAAGTACGTGCTGCCATGGAAGAACTGGTACCGACAAAACGTATTGGCGACCCCAAAGAGTACGGTTTTTTGGTGGCATTTTTAGCTTCTGAACAGG
- the radC gene encoding RadC family protein — MQEKVASFSIKNWADDDKPREKLVQKGRSVLSDAELIAILIGSGNKEESAVQLSKRILASVNHNLNELGKLSVNQLMQFKGIGEAKAVSISAALEVGRRRRGGGEGEKISKVLSSKDAFDLLYPTMGDLEHEEFWIIYLNNSNKVIQKNQLSKGGITGTLVDVRLVLRQALELGSVGIILAHNHPSGTLKPSEADKQITKKLKVASEALDIKILDHLIVTQHDYFSFADEGIL; from the coding sequence ATGCAAGAAAAAGTCGCATCTTTCTCTATTAAAAACTGGGCCGATGATGACAAACCAAGGGAAAAGTTGGTTCAGAAAGGGCGTTCTGTGCTTTCAGATGCCGAACTCATTGCAATTTTAATAGGATCAGGTAATAAAGAGGAGAGCGCAGTTCAACTTTCTAAACGAATTTTAGCATCCGTAAATCACAACTTGAATGAGTTGGGCAAACTTTCTGTTAATCAATTGATGCAGTTTAAAGGAATTGGGGAGGCAAAAGCAGTTTCCATTTCAGCTGCGTTGGAAGTGGGAAGAAGAAGAAGAGGAGGAGGGGAAGGTGAAAAAATTTCAAAGGTTTTAAGCAGCAAGGATGCTTTTGATTTGTTGTATCCTACCATGGGAGATTTGGAACATGAAGAGTTTTGGATTATCTATCTTAACAATTCAAATAAAGTTATACAGAAGAATCAACTTAGCAAAGGTGGAATTACTGGAACTTTGGTGGATGTTCGTTTGGTTTTAAGACAAGCTCTGGAACTTGGGTCCGTGGGGATTATCTTGGCGCACAACCATCCATCGGGAACACTTAAGCCCAGCGAAGCGGATAAACAGATCACTAAAAAGCTAAAAGTGGCGTCCGAAGCCTTGGATATTAAGATATTGGATCATTTGATTGTGACCCAGCATGATTATTTTAGTTTTGCGGATGAGGGAATACTATAG
- a CDS encoding UDP-N-acetylmuramate--L-alanine ligase, with protein sequence MKIHFIAIGGSAMHNLALALEHKGYTITGSDDVIFEPSKGRLESKGLLPLEFGWFPEKINAELDAVILGMHAKPDNPELLRAQELGVKIYSYPEFLYEQSKHKTRVVIGGSHGKTTITSMILHVLDYQDIAVDYMVGAQLEGFERMVHLTEENDFIVLEGDEYLSSPIDRRPKFHLYQPNIALLSGIAWDHINVFPTFDNYVDQFQIFVDGIVKGGSITYNEEDLKVKSVVEATENTIRKFPYATPNYKVADGITVLDTPEGEMPIEIFGKHNLNNLAGAKWICQQMGVDEADFYEAIASFSGASKRMEKIAESSNKVAFKDFAHSPSKVKATTQAVKEQFPGRKLLACLELHTYSSLNAEFLTEYNGALDAADEAVVFYSPNAVKIKQLEEVTSEQIAKALKREDLKIFTNAKAFQEYLFAQNFDDSSLLLMSSGNYGGLDFENLKTLFQ encoded by the coding sequence ATGAAAATCCATTTTATTGCCATTGGAGGTAGCGCCATGCACAATCTTGCTTTGGCATTGGAACATAAGGGATATACGATAACCGGTAGTGATGATGTGATTTTTGAGCCCTCAAAAGGACGACTGGAAAGCAAAGGGTTGTTGCCATTGGAATTTGGTTGGTTTCCAGAAAAGATAAATGCTGAGCTTGATGCTGTTATTTTGGGCATGCACGCCAAACCTGATAATCCTGAATTGCTAAGGGCACAGGAACTAGGTGTGAAAATATATTCGTATCCTGAATTTTTGTACGAGCAATCAAAGCATAAAACAAGGGTTGTTATTGGGGGAAGCCATGGAAAAACCACTATTACATCTATGATTCTTCACGTGTTGGATTATCAAGATATAGCTGTGGATTATATGGTGGGAGCACAGTTGGAAGGCTTTGAAAGAATGGTTCACCTTACTGAAGAAAATGACTTTATTGTTTTGGAGGGAGACGAATATTTGTCCTCACCTATTGATAGAAGACCTAAATTCCATTTATATCAACCCAATATTGCGTTATTAAGTGGTATTGCTTGGGACCACATTAATGTATTTCCCACTTTTGATAATTATGTGGATCAGTTCCAGATTTTTGTTGATGGAATAGTCAAGGGCGGTAGTATTACCTATAATGAAGAAGATTTAAAGGTGAAAAGTGTTGTAGAGGCTACAGAAAATACAATTCGTAAGTTTCCGTATGCCACACCAAATTACAAAGTGGCGGATGGGATTACCGTATTGGACACTCCAGAGGGGGAAATGCCCATTGAAATTTTTGGAAAACACAACTTGAATAATTTGGCGGGAGCCAAATGGATATGTCAACAAATGGGAGTGGACGAAGCTGATTTTTACGAGGCGATAGCATCATTTTCGGGAGCTTCAAAACGAATGGAAAAAATTGCGGAAAGTTCAAACAAAGTGGCGTTTAAAGATTTTGCACATTCTCCAAGTAAAGTAAAGGCAACAACCCAAGCTGTTAAAGAACAATTCCCAGGGAGAAAACTCCTTGCCTGTCTGGAACTTCATACCTATAGCAGTCTTAATGCCGAGTTTTTGACAGAATATAATGGAGCATTGGATGCAGCAGACGAAGCTGTGGTCTTTTATTCACCAAATGCTGTAAAAATCAAACAGCTGGAAGAAGTTACCTCGGAACAGATCGCAAAAGCGTTAAAGCGAGAAGATTTAAAGATATTTACTAATGCCAAAGCATTTCAGGAGTATCTTTTTGCTCAAAACTTTGATGATTCCTCACTTTTGCTAATGAGTTCTGGGAATTACGGTGGGTTGGATTTTGAAAACTTGAAAACTTTATTTCAATAA
- a CDS encoding rhomboid family intramembrane serine protease encodes MSENNHFKFSNWILFGPLLAVLSIWTVFWIEVKFGVNFNEYGIYPRRFSGLKGVLFSPFIHGSVEHLYNNTIPLAVLTAFLIFFYRRAALRTLLLGVFASGFLTWLIGRPSYHIGASGLIYVLASFIFFKGVFTKHFRLVALSLIVVFIYGSMLWYIFPVKDTISWEGHLSGFITGFLLAFMTKIKVPVEKKYEWEREGYNEEEDPFLKHFDENGNFIEEQNDKGDDVPVKITYHFKEKEKDDE; translated from the coding sequence ATGTCAGAGAACAACCATTTTAAATTTTCAAATTGGATTTTATTCGGTCCCTTATTGGCCGTACTTTCTATTTGGACTGTCTTCTGGATCGAAGTTAAATTTGGGGTCAATTTTAATGAGTATGGAATTTACCCACGAAGGTTTTCCGGTTTGAAAGGAGTGTTGTTCAGTCCATTCATTCATGGGTCGGTTGAACACCTGTACAACAATACCATTCCGCTAGCTGTTTTGACCGCGTTTCTGATTTTCTTTTATAGAAGGGCAGCTTTACGGACCCTATTGTTAGGGGTTTTTGCTTCAGGTTTTTTAACATGGTTGATTGGAAGACCATCATATCATATAGGGGCTAGTGGCCTAATCTATGTTTTGGCCAGTTTTATTTTTTTTAAGGGTGTTTTTACCAAACATTTCAGATTGGTGGCACTTTCATTGATAGTTGTGTTTATATATGGCAGTATGCTATGGTATATTTTTCCAGTGAAGGATACTATTTCTTGGGAAGGTCACCTATCCGGATTTATTACCGGTTTTCTGTTAGCATTTATGACAAAGATCAAGGTTCCTGTAGAAAAAAAGTATGAATGGGAGAGGGAAGGTTATAATGAGGAGGAAGATCCTTTTTTAAAACATTTTGATGAAAACGGAAATTTTATTGAAGAACAAAATGATAAAGGTGATGATGTCCCCGTAAAGATTACATATCATTTCAAGGAAAAGGAAAAGGACGATGAATAA
- a CDS encoding polysaccharide deacetylase family protein gives MLLIFTHKITNRLTYTARHIFEKILGVEIAFTTKVEDFIKHSGPKITYSKQPLQNEFFIRSNDLLFEQGINDLEIKVANWDGVPCFFSCGDKSSIPYDIFSASFFLLSRYEEYLPHVKDSLGRFPAKESIAYQNNFLELPVVDLWAYKLITALKEVFPNIEHKKRAYRFTSIINVTTSHCYAYRGLVRSIGGFLFDLGRFKLRRFVKRISVLLGFKKDPFDNFQELVEIHKKFPIQTMFFFQFAKYSEHDKNISPNNNKFRYLIKSVADYSAVSLSSSFLSSTDKKVLKEEKQQLSNLINRPVSYSRLRYNKVNIPVTYRNLIETEFTDDFSMGYTHEVGFRAGTCTPFYFYDINMEVKQPLMVHPFAIHDYSLLHLKKKEEAFEKMDGIYRLVKQVNGEMLTIFSNELLGSTHRIKWMELYQLVLRRYYV, from the coding sequence ATGTTATTGATATTTACACATAAAATCACAAATAGACTTACCTATACGGCAAGGCATATTTTTGAAAAAATTTTAGGTGTAGAAATTGCTTTTACAACAAAGGTGGAAGATTTTATCAAGCATTCAGGACCAAAAATAACCTATTCAAAACAACCCCTTCAAAACGAATTTTTTATTCGGAGCAATGATCTGTTGTTTGAACAAGGAATCAACGATTTGGAAATTAAGGTTGCCAATTGGGATGGAGTTCCCTGTTTTTTTAGTTGTGGTGATAAAAGCTCCATTCCGTACGATATTTTTTCAGCAAGCTTTTTTCTTTTAAGTAGATATGAGGAGTACCTTCCACATGTTAAAGATAGTTTGGGAAGATTTCCAGCAAAGGAAAGTATAGCCTATCAAAATAATTTTTTAGAGCTTCCAGTTGTCGATTTATGGGCGTATAAATTGATAACTGCGCTTAAAGAAGTTTTCCCTAACATAGAACATAAAAAAAGAGCCTATCGTTTTACTTCAATCATAAATGTTACAACATCACATTGCTATGCCTATAGGGGCTTGGTTAGAAGTATTGGTGGGTTTCTTTTTGATTTGGGCCGTTTTAAACTAAGACGTTTTGTGAAAAGGATTTCCGTGCTTTTGGGTTTTAAAAAGGATCCTTTCGACAATTTTCAAGAATTGGTGGAGATACATAAAAAATTCCCCATACAAACAATGTTTTTCTTTCAGTTTGCCAAATATTCAGAGCATGATAAGAATATTTCACCCAATAATAACAAGTTTAGATATCTGATAAAATCGGTTGCTGATTATAGTGCCGTCTCTTTGAGTAGTTCTTTTCTCTCATCAACAGATAAAAAGGTTTTAAAAGAGGAAAAACAACAATTATCAAACTTGATAAATAGACCTGTAAGCTATTCAAGATTACGGTATAACAAGGTAAATATTCCAGTTACCTATCGGAATCTTATCGAAACTGAGTTTACAGATGATTTTTCCATGGGATATACACATGAGGTAGGTTTTAGGGCAGGAACCTGCACCCCTTTTTATTTTTATGATATTAATATGGAAGTAAAACAACCCTTAATGGTGCACCCTTTTGCCATTCATGATTATTCCTTGCTCCACTTAAAAAAGAAAGAAGAGGCCTTTGAGAAAATGGATGGTATTTATAGATTGGTAAAACAGGTAAATGGTGAGATGCTCACTATCTTTTCAAATGAATTGTTGGGAAGTACACACAGAATAAAATGGATGGAACTTTATCAATTGGTTTTAAGAAGATATTATGTTTAA
- the rlmB gene encoding 23S rRNA (guanosine(2251)-2'-O)-methyltransferase RlmB, which translates to MDHKNQVYGIRAILEAINAEQPINKIFLQKGIGGELFKELEAVIRKKGISSSYVPVEKLNRLTKNNHQGAVANISPVPFHNFENLVEGILEKEKNPFFLLLDQVSDVRNFGAIIRTAECCGVNGIIIPKSGAAPITEDTIKTSAGAAFKVPITKVDHLKDAIFYLQSSGISIVAATEKSEEEIYTVNFNQPCAIVMGAEDRGISASILGLVDHKAKLPLLGEIGSLNVSVACGVFLYEVVRQRTK; encoded by the coding sequence ATGGATCATAAAAATCAGGTCTACGGTATTCGAGCTATATTGGAAGCAATTAATGCCGAACAACCTATCAACAAAATATTTCTCCAAAAAGGTATTGGTGGTGAATTGTTCAAGGAATTGGAAGCTGTAATTCGGAAAAAAGGAATAAGCAGTTCCTATGTGCCTGTTGAAAAGTTGAACAGGTTGACCAAAAACAATCATCAAGGTGCGGTTGCCAATATTTCCCCTGTACCTTTCCATAATTTTGAAAACTTGGTTGAAGGTATTCTTGAAAAAGAAAAAAATCCGTTCTTTTTGCTTTTGGACCAAGTATCTGATGTTCGGAATTTTGGTGCCATCATACGAACAGCAGAGTGTTGTGGTGTTAATGGTATAATCATACCTAAAAGTGGTGCAGCGCCAATTACCGAGGATACGATAAAAACCTCAGCTGGAGCTGCATTTAAGGTACCAATAACAAAAGTGGACCATCTTAAGGATGCCATATTTTATCTACAATCCTCAGGAATTAGTATTGTTGCCGCTACAGAAAAATCAGAAGAAGAAATATATACCGTGAATTTTAATCAACCCTGTGCCATTGTCATGGGAGCGGAGGATAGAGGTATTTCGGCATCTATTCTAGGGCTTGTTGACCATAAAGCAAAACTTCCCCTACTAGGTGAAATAGGCTCGTTAAATGTATCCGTGGCCTGCGGGGTCTTTCTTTATGAAGTGGTTAGGCAACGTACAAAATAG
- a CDS encoding DUF1569 domain-containing protein, which translates to MKSLFDSEAHSEILDRITSLSVSSKGEWGQMEVGQMLFHCQFPLKLALGRYTMEKPSPVMKLLFKSFKKNMYNDKLWKPNSPTAKGFKVVDKKEFDPEQKNLVTLVNDFHAEKDRTSWEPHPAFGVFTHDQWGQMQYKHLDHHLRQFGV; encoded by the coding sequence ATGAAATCGCTTTTTGATTCTGAAGCCCATTCAGAAATTTTAGACAGAATTACTTCCCTTAGTGTATCCAGCAAAGGAGAATGGGGACAGATGGAGGTAGGCCAAATGCTTTTCCATTGCCAATTTCCATTAAAGCTTGCGCTGGGCAGGTATACCATGGAAAAGCCCAGCCCAGTTATGAAGCTTTTGTTCAAAAGCTTTAAAAAGAACATGTACAATGACAAACTCTGGAAGCCCAATTCCCCAACAGCAAAGGGTTTTAAGGTTGTGGATAAAAAAGAGTTTGATCCTGAACAGAAAAACCTCGTTACATTGGTCAATGATTTTCATGCCGAAAAAGATAGAACGTCATGGGAACCACATCCCGCCTTTGGTGTTTTTACCCATGATCAGTGGGGACAAATGCAATACAAACATTTAGATCATCACTTAAGGCAGTTTGGCGTATGA
- a CDS encoding DUF5723 family protein, with amino-acid sequence MRLTVQFLFTILFGVATVCSQNKQLLYDFHEIPQSLMVNPGVKTMEKWHTGIPFISGLAFQAGTSGVTVNDLFANDGIDFTTKVQERVLDAMTKGDDISTTSQIEGFNVGFRGRNRPNDYYSFGIYGETDIIVYWPEDLAILAFEGNGGANIGRSFDLGHLNVRGEMVNVFHFGVNRKVSNTLTVGARAKLYSSIFEFKSTKNSGTFSTTEGLDNIYANTIVADMELQTSGVEGILDILDEDTSTTQKDLASLFAKRVLLGGNLGLGFDAGFSYKLNPQTTIAGSVLDVGFIYHSKDIKNYTLNGSATNEGIEVVLPEDITNLGVDLWQDLIDEIEESVPFDNNDDGFISLRPIKAYGSIRYDFGLREASNKDCGCGINAGGSGQYEEMYRNSVGGQLYFIKRPRGLQAALTGFYQKKLGRTFSLKTTYTVDKYSLSNIGLGFSLQAGPVNFYILGDNLLSYQNIADTHYASLQFGFNIISWNDN; translated from the coding sequence ATGAGGTTGACCGTTCAGTTCCTTTTCACCATCCTTTTTGGGGTAGCTACAGTATGCTCCCAAAATAAGCAGTTGTTGTACGATTTTCATGAGATTCCGCAATCACTTATGGTTAACCCAGGAGTCAAAACTATGGAAAAGTGGCATACGGGAATCCCATTTATCTCTGGATTGGCGTTCCAAGCAGGGACAAGTGGCGTTACTGTAAATGACTTATTTGCCAATGATGGAATTGACTTTACCACCAAAGTACAAGAACGCGTTTTGGATGCAATGACCAAGGGCGATGATATTAGTACAACAAGTCAAATAGAAGGCTTTAATGTGGGGTTTAGAGGAAGAAACAGGCCAAATGATTATTATTCCTTTGGAATTTATGGAGAGACCGATATCATTGTGTATTGGCCGGAAGATTTGGCGATTTTGGCTTTTGAAGGGAATGGGGGAGCCAATATCGGGAGGTCTTTTGATTTAGGGCACCTTAATGTAAGAGGGGAAATGGTAAATGTTTTCCATTTTGGGGTAAATAGAAAAGTAAGTAATACATTAACAGTTGGGGCAAGGGCCAAATTGTATTCTAGCATATTTGAATTTAAATCAACAAAAAACTCAGGCACTTTTAGCACAACGGAAGGCTTGGATAACATTTATGCAAATACTATTGTTGCAGATATGGAACTCCAGACATCTGGAGTAGAAGGTATTTTGGACATTTTGGATGAAGACACTTCAACTACGCAAAAAGATTTAGCAAGCCTATTTGCCAAAAGGGTATTGTTGGGAGGTAATCTTGGTTTGGGGTTTGATGCCGGATTTTCCTATAAACTTAATCCGCAGACGACCATAGCGGGTAGTGTATTGGATGTGGGCTTTATATACCATTCCAAGGATATTAAAAATTACACATTAAATGGGAGTGCAACCAATGAGGGTATTGAAGTTGTTTTACCGGAAGATATCACCAATTTAGGTGTGGATTTATGGCAAGATTTGATTGATGAGATAGAAGAATCTGTTCCCTTTGATAACAATGATGATGGATTCATTTCCCTAAGACCAATAAAGGCTTATGGGTCCATACGATATGATTTTGGTTTAAGGGAGGCTTCAAATAAAGATTGTGGTTGTGGAATCAATGCAGGAGGTAGCGGTCAATATGAGGAGATGTACAGAAATAGTGTTGGCGGGCAATTGTATTTCATTAAAAGACCTCGTGGATTACAGGCGGCATTGACAGGTTTTTATCAAAAAAAACTGGGTAGGACATTCTCGTTAAAAACTACCTATACCGTAGATAAATATTCATTATCCAACATTGGTTTGGGGTTTAGTCTTCAAGCGGGCCCAGTAAATTTTTACATTTTGGGAGATAACCTCTTGTCTTATCAAAATATAGCGGATACCCATTACGCTTCTTTACAGTTTGGATTTAATATTATATCTTGGAACGATAATTGA